A single genomic interval of Asinibacterium sp. OR53 harbors:
- a CDS encoding alpha-L-fucosidase: MYRSSYLLAALICVCVSLQAQSYQPAPDNLNARQQFQDNKYGMFIHWGLSSMLGNGEWVMNNRNIKVEDYKRLLRAFNPVDFDAVQWVRTAKNAGMKYIVFITRHHDGFSNWDTKYSDWKITNTPYGKDVLKQLAAECKKQGIKLGLYYSLLDWYRNDYPYETGRTGKGTGRTVKSDYASYLQFMKNQLTELLTNYGEIMSIWFDGHWDQTAPEGSNDRSSRIDWKYNEIYGLIHKLQPQCMIGNNHHLSPLDGEDFQMFERDLPGENKSGLSFQKASAQLPLETCETLNGAWGYNITDRNYKTVAQVIQLLVGAAGRNANLLLNIGPMPNGLIQSEFTDTLALAGQWLKQYGASVYGTRNGPVAPQAWGVSTQKGKFVYLHLFKRPGNNKIEINGWQQRIKNASLFTGKGALKVEQQSGQLIIPTDVIDVTGPDTIIRLELE, translated from the coding sequence ATGTACAGGTCTTCCTACTTACTGGCTGCACTGATCTGTGTATGCGTTTCCTTGCAAGCCCAATCGTATCAACCGGCTCCCGATAACCTGAATGCCAGGCAGCAGTTCCAGGATAATAAATATGGTATGTTCATCCATTGGGGACTTTCCAGCATGCTGGGCAACGGCGAATGGGTGATGAACAACCGCAACATCAAAGTAGAGGATTACAAAAGGTTACTGAGGGCTTTCAACCCGGTGGACTTCGATGCGGTGCAATGGGTACGTACTGCGAAGAATGCAGGGATGAAATACATTGTATTCATCACACGGCACCACGATGGATTTTCGAATTGGGATACAAAGTATTCCGACTGGAAGATCACCAATACGCCTTATGGTAAAGATGTGTTGAAACAGCTGGCAGCAGAATGCAAGAAGCAAGGCATTAAACTGGGATTGTATTATTCTTTGCTCGACTGGTATCGCAACGATTATCCTTATGAAACAGGAAGAACCGGGAAAGGAACGGGCCGTACTGTGAAGAGCGATTACGCTTCCTACCTGCAGTTCATGAAAAATCAACTCACTGAATTGCTCACCAATTATGGAGAGATCATGTCGATCTGGTTTGATGGACATTGGGACCAGACCGCGCCCGAAGGATCGAATGACAGGAGTTCGCGGATAGACTGGAAGTATAATGAGATATATGGACTCATTCATAAGTTGCAACCGCAATGCATGATAGGGAACAACCACCATCTTTCGCCGTTGGACGGAGAAGATTTCCAGATGTTTGAAAGAGACCTGCCCGGAGAGAACAAATCAGGCCTGAGCTTTCAGAAAGCTTCTGCACAACTGCCGTTGGAAACCTGTGAAACCCTCAATGGCGCCTGGGGTTATAATATCACCGACAGAAACTACAAAACAGTAGCGCAGGTGATTCAACTATTGGTAGGCGCTGCGGGACGCAATGCTAATTTGTTATTGAATATAGGGCCCATGCCCAATGGACTCATCCAGTCTGAATTCACCGACACGCTGGCCCTTGCCGGTCAATGGTTGAAACAATACGGCGCAAGCGTTTATGGTACCAGGAATGGACCGGTGGCTCCGCAGGCCTGGGGTGTGAGTACACAGAAAGGCAAATTCGTTTACCTGCATCTTTTCAAAAGACCCGGGAACAATAAAATAGAGATCAACGGATGGCAACAGCGAATCAAAAATGCATCCTTGTTTACAGGTAAAGGCGCTCTGAAAGTGGAGCAGCAATCGGGTCAGTTGATCATACCAACAGATGTGATTGATGTAACAGGTCCCGATACCATTATCCGCCTTGAACTGGAATAG
- a CDS encoding S41 family peptidase produces MGNKKLQVWLPLLFAMVMVVGMMIGYQLKGKTLGNRFLSLNKRNSLQELVELIKSRYVDKLSSDSINQLAAGQLLSLLDPHSVYIPAMDLKEVNEELMGNFQGIGVEFQLFNDTLNVMNVIEGGPAARAHVQVGDKFIKVNDSITIAGKKLRADDVRKLLRGAMNTNVKVQVLRGNETVYITITRGTIMVPTVDAAYMIEAGTGYIRINKFGERTYEEFMQSLEKLQKQGMKQLVLDLRGNGGGLLKEAIDIADEFLSGDKMIVYTEGSHVPRFEYHCKRDGLFETGKLMVLIDETSASASEVLSGALQDWDRATIVGRRSFGKGLVQQQFQLSDGSAVRLTVARYFTPLGRNIQKPYNKGKKEYEAELIERFHDGEVIKGDTAKHETKPYKTPGGRIVYGGGGITPDVFVPYDTTQSDPTLSKLYFRNTLSNFVYHYYMEHRSTFQSFQSAELIPGKFMNNESDWQSFLSFAQRDSVVLTGIKNKDRTEITNRLQALMARQIWRTPGYYEVQNQTDATVQKALQLLK; encoded by the coding sequence ATGGGAAATAAAAAATTACAGGTCTGGCTACCGTTATTGTTTGCCATGGTAATGGTGGTGGGTATGATGATAGGATATCAATTGAAGGGCAAGACCCTGGGCAACCGTTTCCTGAGTCTCAATAAGAGAAATTCTTTGCAGGAACTGGTGGAGTTGATCAAGAGCCGGTATGTGGACAAACTTTCATCCGACAGTATCAACCAGTTGGCGGCCGGACAGTTGTTGTCATTGCTCGATCCGCATTCCGTTTATATCCCTGCGATGGACCTCAAGGAAGTGAATGAAGAGTTGATGGGTAATTTCCAGGGCATAGGAGTGGAGTTCCAGTTGTTCAACGATACATTGAATGTGATGAATGTGATAGAAGGTGGCCCTGCTGCCCGCGCGCATGTACAGGTGGGTGATAAATTCATCAAGGTAAACGACAGTATTACAATAGCAGGTAAAAAATTAAGGGCAGATGATGTTCGCAAACTACTCCGCGGTGCTATGAATACCAATGTGAAGGTGCAGGTATTGAGGGGAAATGAAACTGTGTATATCACCATCACAAGGGGTACCATCATGGTGCCAACTGTAGATGCCGCTTATATGATAGAAGCCGGAACGGGTTATATCCGTATCAATAAATTTGGTGAACGCACTTACGAAGAGTTCATGCAGTCGCTGGAAAAATTACAGAAGCAAGGTATGAAACAATTGGTGCTCGATTTGCGTGGCAATGGCGGCGGCCTGTTGAAAGAAGCGATTGATATTGCCGATGAGTTCCTCAGCGGAGATAAAATGATCGTGTATACAGAAGGAAGTCACGTGCCCCGTTTCGAATATCATTGTAAGCGCGATGGCTTGTTCGAAACAGGTAAACTGATGGTGCTGATAGATGAAACTTCGGCGTCGGCCAGTGAAGTGTTGAGTGGGGCATTGCAGGACTGGGATCGTGCAACGATCGTGGGAAGAAGGTCTTTTGGTAAAGGGTTGGTGCAGCAACAATTCCAGCTCAGTGATGGCAGCGCGGTACGGCTCACTGTTGCCCGCTATTTTACGCCGTTGGGCCGTAACATACAAAAGCCTTATAACAAGGGTAAAAAAGAATATGAAGCTGAACTGATAGAACGTTTCCACGACGGTGAAGTGATCAAAGGCGATACGGCCAAACATGAAACCAAGCCTTATAAAACACCAGGCGGCAGAATTGTTTATGGAGGCGGCGGTATTACGCCCGATGTATTCGTTCCTTATGATACTACCCAGTCTGACCCTACACTCAGCAAACTTTATTTCAGGAACACACTCAGCAATTTTGTGTACCATTATTACATGGAGCACAGGAGTACATTTCAATCGTTTCAATCTGCGGAACTGATTCCAGGAAAATTCATGAACAATGAAAGCGACTGGCAATCGTTCCTCTCATTCGCACAGCGTGACAGTGTTGTATTAACTGGTATTAAGAACAAAGACAGGACCGAGATCACCAATCGTTTGCAGGCCCTCATGGCAAGGCAAATATGGAGAACACCGGGTTATTATGAAGTGCAGAACCAAACAGATGCAACGGTGCAGAAAGCGCTTCAGTTATTGAAATAA
- a CDS encoding N-acetylglucosamine kinase — MSIKLIADSGATKCEWCLLQQGKKKSITTQGISPYFLSASQITGLLTAELLPKLKQVVVDEVFFYGTGLANINNVKILQSVLKKAFPKAAIEVQNDLLAASRALCGKEKGIACILGTGANSCYYNGRKIVKNSPGLGYILGDEGSGAYLGKKVIQYYLYQTFDEELKARFEKHFAVSNNEILENVYKKPLANRYLASYAIFLAENRGHYMVENIIEDGLNDFFFTHLYKYRESWTLPIHFVGSIAHGFRDVLKELCDTYELELGTILKAPMAGLIAYHR, encoded by the coding sequence ATGTCAATTAAACTGATTGCCGATAGTGGAGCTACCAAATGCGAATGGTGCCTATTGCAGCAGGGGAAGAAAAAAAGCATAACCACGCAAGGTATCAGTCCTTATTTCCTTTCGGCCAGCCAGATCACCGGGCTTTTGACAGCAGAACTATTGCCCAAACTGAAGCAAGTGGTTGTAGATGAGGTGTTTTTTTACGGTACCGGGCTGGCCAATATAAACAATGTAAAAATTTTGCAATCGGTACTCAAAAAGGCTTTCCCGAAGGCTGCTATTGAAGTGCAGAACGACTTACTGGCAGCTTCCCGGGCGCTTTGTGGCAAAGAAAAAGGGATTGCCTGCATACTGGGCACAGGCGCCAATTCCTGTTATTATAACGGCAGGAAGATCGTGAAAAACAGCCCTGGCCTGGGTTATATATTGGGAGATGAAGGAAGTGGCGCTTACCTGGGTAAAAAAGTGATACAATATTATCTCTACCAGACATTCGATGAAGAACTGAAAGCGCGCTTCGAAAAACACTTTGCGGTGAGCAACAATGAAATACTGGAAAACGTTTACAAAAAACCGTTGGCCAACCGCTACCTGGCTTCTTATGCCATTTTCCTGGCGGAGAACCGCGGGCATTATATGGTAGAAAACATCATAGAAGACGGACTCAACGATTTCTTTTTCACTCACTTATATAAATACCGCGAAAGCTGGACCCTTCCCATTCATTTTGTCGGAAGCATTGCCCACGGCTTCAGGGATGTATTGAAGGAACTCTGCGATACCTATGAACTGGAACTGGGAACCATATTGAAAGCCCCCATGGCCGGCCTCATCGCCTACCATCGCTGA
- the murQ gene encoding N-acetylmuramic acid 6-phosphate etherase, producing the protein MKEFIKVTEQASTYRHLEKMSIADLLVNINHEDQTVPLAVEKAIPQIEKLVAVISDKMLAGGRLFYIGAGTSGRLGIVDASECPPTFGVPYGLVIGLIAGGEKAITQAVEFAEDSLEDGWADLEKHFINDKDVVVGLAASGTTPYVIGALQECRKRGIITGSISCNPNSPVSEEADFPVEVVVGPEFITGSTRMKSGTAQKLVLNMISTSIMIQLGRVEDNKMVNMQLSNVKLVDRGVKMVMDRLQIKDYETAKDLLLKYGSVKKAVDAAVH; encoded by the coding sequence ATGAAAGAATTTATAAAGGTAACGGAGCAAGCATCTACCTACAGGCACCTCGAAAAAATGTCTATCGCCGATCTGCTGGTGAATATCAACCATGAAGACCAGACTGTTCCACTTGCGGTGGAAAAAGCCATTCCACAAATTGAAAAACTGGTAGCGGTCATCAGTGATAAAATGCTGGCGGGTGGAAGACTTTTTTATATCGGTGCCGGCACCAGCGGCAGGCTGGGTATTGTAGATGCCAGTGAATGTCCGCCTACTTTCGGGGTTCCTTATGGATTGGTCATCGGGCTCATTGCCGGTGGCGAAAAAGCCATTACCCAGGCCGTAGAGTTTGCAGAAGACAGCCTGGAAGACGGCTGGGCCGATCTCGAAAAACATTTTATCAATGATAAAGACGTGGTGGTAGGTCTCGCGGCCAGTGGCACCACACCTTATGTCATAGGGGCTTTGCAGGAATGCAGGAAAAGAGGTATTATTACGGGCAGTATCAGCTGTAATCCCAACTCGCCTGTTTCCGAAGAAGCCGATTTTCCGGTGGAAGTGGTGGTAGGACCCGAATTCATTACCGGCAGTACGCGCATGAAAAGCGGTACCGCACAAAAGCTGGTCCTGAACATGATCTCCACTTCCATCATGATCCAGTTGGGTCGCGTGGAAGACAATAAAATGGTGAACATGCAACTGAGCAATGTAAAGCTGGTGGACCGCGGTGTGAAAATGGTGATGGACAGGCTGCAGATCAAAGACTATGAAACAGCCAAAGATCTGCTGCTCAAATACGGCAGTGTGAAGAAGGCGGTGGATGCTGCGGTTCATTAA